Proteins from one Rosa chinensis cultivar Old Blush chromosome 7, RchiOBHm-V2, whole genome shotgun sequence genomic window:
- the LOC112176622 gene encoding DNA annealing helicase and endonuclease ZRANB3 isoform X5 — translation MEITEEQRKRAEANRLAALAKRKALAESSSLQQQHDPWSLFKCQKVSPDLNPSSIRCARDPRSEISRVSPVVENQMFRVRLEICSPDSFSATPVAVQGFKFPGREECVRRMSDCLAGVMPSHYTQNHSGGKAGVYKLSEYKEVLKCLRSNKGIDIEEIPWTTFHVVDRLSQSYITGKWVPCRPEHLLDDKVDELIGKLPKRLLDSLLPFQLEGVRFGLQRGGRCLIADEMGLGKTLQAIAIACCFMSEGSILVVCPAILRYSWAEELEHWLPFCLPADIHLVFGHENNPANLKKWPRVVVISYTMLHHLQKSMLDREWALLIVDESHHVRCTKKKSEPREIKAVLDVARKVKRIVLLSGTPSLSRPFDIFHQIDMLWPGLLGRDKFKFGETYCDAKYVRGVQGKVFQDFSKGTRLEELNMLLTRTVMIRRLKEHVLSQLPPKRRQIIQVVLKKSDIVSAKAAIRVGKSHDEDVSSEHLDELNDSMGCCISKQLSHQELGIAKLAGFREWLSIHPVIAEADGVAKLESDSSSHKMLIFAHHHKVLDGVQEFIIHKEIDFVRIDGNTLATDRQLAVRKFQLSSEVKIAIVGITAGGVGLDFSSATHVVFLELPQSPSLMLQAEDRAHRRGQTNAVNIYFFSGKDTIDESHWQYLNRSLRRVSSTTNGKYDAIQEIAVEDVSFFETLGGGDTCEDYTLQKSEGSEFSAELIKVPGSGCLAKAMKPFESNDKLVPNIPQRSERHHGTDGISSQTENSVIKDDVVSDLDMDNSISLDEKLETNVPETKIREGTVVYSCKLNKSSEDRDGLESLDKKQEDGIKSQTNKGHDGQSVQLIKGHDREPVQPIEAEEGGTNQVDALRFEVSQYTGRIHLYSCISGEDSRPRPLFENFRPEELESLSSSAAESTKGTVSNSFKDNPAYLHALLEFYKEWKKLRPIEQKKLIGKPLQLPLTVELCFLCEGTNHDNTGLLKGRSKRRSTPFDEISKPLPSNAVWKKVHLRSGYGKKEKQYTQGYTLTDEPLCKLCQTPCESPNAKEPEYFEDLFCNLDCYGEYRIRTSNRSIRHELFQLERGVCANCQLDCHKLVEHIRPLSDVNRRQYIEKFAPRVARLKKLLERLVKDPTEGNAWHADHLVPVYLGGGECRLENMRTLCVACHSDVTRAQCAERRSTRSKAKKQLKAIMSDLKNKGTEINPKDQGDPEAEENLSDDELLVKVPGSAYSLANRGDATTMNEDLEEPSNSEKIPRVEKFTYTPI, via the exons ATGGAAATCACCGAAGAACAGCGAAAGCGAGCCGAGGCGAATCGATTGGCAGCCTTAGCAAAACGCAAAGCCCTCGCCGAATCCTCCAGTCTTCAACAACAACACGATCCGTGGTCGCTTTTCAAATGCCAAAAGGTCTCTCCGGACCTCAATCCGAGCTCAATTCGCTGCGCCCGCGATCCAAGATCCGAAATTTCACGGGTTAGCCCGGTTGTGGAGAACCAGATGTTCCGGGTCAGGCTCGAAATCTGCTCGCCGGACTCGTTCTCAGCCACCCCGGTTGCCGTTCAAGGGTTTAAATTTCCTGGGCGGGAAGAGTGCGTAAGGAGAATGAGTGATTGCTTGGCTGGT GTAATGCCATCCCACTACACGCAAAATCACAGTGGTGGAAAGGCTGGTGTTTATAAGCTGAGTGAGTACAAAGAAGTCTTGAAATGTTTAAGGAGCAACAAGGGCATTGACATTGAAGAGATACCTTGGACTACTTTCCATGTTGTAGACAGACTTTCACAGTCATATATCACAGGGAAGTGGGTACCATGCAGGCCAGAACACTTGTTGGATGATAAGGTTGATGAGTTGATCGGGAAGCTGCCAAAGAGGCTATTGGATTCACTCTTACCTTTCCAGCTTGAGGGTGTTAGATTTGGTTTGCAAAGGGGCGGACGATGTCTTATTGCAGATGAAATGGGCCTCGGAAAGACACTGCAG GCTATTGCTATTGCATGCTGCTTCATGAGTGAAGGCTCTATACTTGTTGTTTGCCCAGCTATTTTGCGTTATTCATGGGCAGAAGAATTAGAGCATTGGCTTCCTTTTTGTTTGCCTGCTGACATCCATCTAG TTTTTGGTCATGAGAACAATCCTGCTAATTTAAAGAAATGGCCTAGAGTTGTGGTTATTTCTTATACAATGCTTCACCATTTGCAAAAGAGCATGCTGGATCGAGAATGGGCTCTCTTGATTGTTGATGAGTCCCACCATGTACGATGTACGAAGAAAAAATCAGAACCTAGAGAG ATAAAAGCTGTTCTTGATGTGGCAAGAAAGGTCAAGCGCATAGTTTTACTATCGGGGACACCTTCTTTGTCAAG GCCATTTGACATCTTTCATCAGATAGATATGTTATG GCCTGGTTTGCTGGGAAGGGACAAGTTTAAATTTGGAGAAACTTACTGTGATGCCAAATATGTTCGGGGTGTCCAAGGGAAAGTTTTTCAG GATTTCTCAAAGGGTACTCGTTTGGAGGAGTTGAACATGTTACTAACGCGAACAGTTATG ATAAGACGTTTGAAGGAACATGTCCTGTCTCAGCTACCACCCAAACGCCGACAGATTATACAAGTTGTACTAAAGAAATCAGATATAGTTTCAGCAAAGGCTGCTATCAGGGTGGGAAAGAGTCACGATGAAGATGTATCTTCAGAACATTTGGATGAACTGAATG atagTATGGGTTGCTGTATATCAAAGCAGCTTTCTCACCAAGAATTAGGTATTGCAAAGCTAGCCGGGTTTCGTGAATGGCTCTCCATTCATCCAGTCATTGCAGAGGCAGATGGGGTTGCAAAATTGGAGTCGGATTCCAGTTCTCATAAAATGTTAATATTTGCACAtcaccataaagtacttgacgGAGTACAG GAGTTCATAATCCACAAAGAGATAGATTTTGTCCGAATTGATGGAAACACACTTGCCACAGACAGGCAGTTAGCTGTGCGAAAATTCCAACTATCAAGTGAG GTTAAGATTGCAATAGTTGGTATTACAGCGGGAGGTGTTGGTCTTGATTTCTCATCAGCTACACATGTTGTCTTCTTGGAGCTTCCTCAGTCACCATCATTGATGCTTCAG GCTGAGGATAGAGCTCACAGGCGAGGGCAAACAAATGCAGTCAACATATACTTCTTTTCTGGGAAG GATACCATTGATGAGTCACATTGGCAATACTTGAACAGGAGTTTGCGCCGTGTTTCATCTACAACAAATGGAAAATATGATGCAATACAAGAAATAGCG GTTGAAgatgtttctttttttgagacATTGGGTGGAGGTGATACATGTGAAGATTATACTTTGCAAAAGTCAGAGGGTAGTGAGTTCTCAGCAGAGCTAATCAAAGTTCCTGGTTCTGGCTGCTTAGCTAAGGCTATGAAGCCTTTTGAGTCAAATGATAAATTAGTGCCAAACATTCCACAGAGATCTGAAAGACATCATGGTACTGATGGCATTTCATCACAAACTGAAAATTCTGTTATTAAG GATGATGTGGTCTCTGATTTGGATATGGATAACAGTATCTCTTTAGATGAGAAGTTGGAAACAAATGTTCCTGAGACTAAAATTAGAGAAGGGACAGTAGTCTATTCTTGTAAGTTAAATAAGAGCAGTGAAGATAGAGATGGACTGGAATCACTGGATAAG AAGCAGGAAGACGGAATCAAATCTCAGACAAACAAAGGACATGATGGCCAATCTGTTCAGCTGATCAAAGGAC ATGATCGCGAACCTGTTCAGCCAATTGAAGCTGAAGAAGGTGGCACTAATCAAGTAGATGCTCTTCGATTTGAG GTGAGTCAATATACCGGTAGAATCCACTTGTATTCTTGCATCTCAGGAGAGGATTCAAGACCAAGGCCACTTTTTGAGAATTTTAGACCAGAGGAACTTGAGTCACTAAGTTCTTCTGCCGCTGAAAGTACTAAAGGAACAGTTTCAAATTCATTCAAGGATAACCCAGCTTATTTGCATGCACTTCTTGAATTCTATAAAGAATGGAAGAAACTGAGGCCCAttgaacaaaagaaattaattGGAAAGCCTTTGCAACTTCCTTTGACTGTTGAGTTGTGCTTTCTGTGTGAAGGCACTAACCACGACAATACG GGACTGCTGAAGGGCCGAAGCAAGCGCCGCTCTACACCTTTTGATGAGATTAGCAAACCCCTACCATCAAATGCTGTGTGGAAAAAGGTCCACCTACGTAGTGGCTATGGAAAAAAGGAGAAGCAATACACTCAGGGTTACACTTTGACTGATGAACCTCTCTGTAAACTCTGCCAAACACCATGCGA GAGCCCCAATGCCAAGGAACCTGAATATTTTGAAGACCTGTTCTGTAATCTTGACTGTTATGGAGAGTACCGTATCCGAACTAGTAACAGATCTATTCGTCAC GAACTTTTTCAACTAGAACGCGGTGTCTGTGCAAATTGTCAGTTGGACTGTCATAAACTTGTGGAGCACATAAGACCTTTATCTGATGTAAACCGGAGGCAGTATATTGAAAAGTTTGCACCAAGAGTGGCAAGGTTGAAGAAGTT GCTTGAGAGGCTTGTTAAGGATCCAACAGAGGGAAATGCATGGCATGCAGATCACCTTGTCCCTGTCTATCTTGGTGGAG GTGAATGCAGGCTAGAGAACATGAGGACTCTGTGTGTGGCCTGTCATTCTGATGTTACTAGAGCACAATGTGCTGAACGGCGGTCAACAAGGAGCAAGGCTAAGAAACAACTGAAAGCAATCATGAGTGACCTTAAAAACAAAGGCACAGAGATTAACCCAAAG GACCAGGGGGATCCAGAGGCAGAGGAGAATTTGAGTGATGACGAACTTTTAGTCAAGGTTCCTGGGAGCGCCTACTCATTAGCAAATCGTGGGGATGCTACAACGATGAATGAAGACTTGGAAGAGCCCTCCAATAGTGAGAAGATTCCCAGAGTAGAAAAATTCACGTATACGCCTATCTAG
- the LOC112176622 gene encoding DNA annealing helicase and endonuclease ZRANB3 isoform X8: MPSHYTQNHSGGKAGVYKLSEYKEVLKCLRSNKGIDIEEIPWTTFHVVDRLSQSYITGKWVPCRPEHLLDDKVDELIGKLPKRLLDSLLPFQLEGVRFGLQRGGRCLIADEMGLGKTLQAIAIACCFMSEGSILVVCPAILRYSWAEELEHWLPFCLPADIHLVFGHENNPANLKKWPRVVVISYTMLHHLQKSMLDREWALLIVDESHHVRCTKKKSEPREIKAVLDVARKVKRIVLLSGTPSLSRPFDIFHQIDMLWPGLLGRDKFKFGETYCDAKYVRGVQGKVFQDFSKGTRLEELNMLLTRTVMIRRLKEHVLSQLPPKRRQIIQVVLKKSDIVSAKAAIRVGKSHDEDVSSEHLDELNDSMGCCISKQLSHQELGIAKLAGFREWLSIHPVIAEADGVAKLESDSSSHKMLIFAHHHKVLDGVQEFIIHKEIDFVRIDGNTLATDRQLAVRKFQLSSEVKIAIVGITAGGVGLDFSSATHVVFLELPQSPSLMLQAEDRAHRRGQTNAVNIYFFSGKDTIDESHWQYLNRSLRRVSSTTNGKYDAIQEIAVEDVSFFETLGGGDTCEDYTLQKSEGSEFSAELIKVPGSGCLAKAMKPFESNDKLVPNIPQRSERHHGTDGISSQTENSVIKDDVVSDLDMDNSISLDEKLETNVPETKIREGTVVYSCKLNKSSEDRDGLESLDKKQEDGIKSQTNKGHDGQSVQLIKGHDREPVQPIKGYDREPVQPIEAEEGGTNQVDALRFEVSQYTGRIHLYSCISGEDSRPRPLFENFRPEELESLSSSAAESTKGTVSNSFKDNPAYLHALLEFYKEWKKLRPIEQKKLIGKPLQLPLTVELCFLCEGTNHDNTGLLKGRSKRRSTPFDEISKPLPSNAVWKKVHLRSGYGKKEKQYTQGYTLTDEPLCKLCQTPCESPNAKEPEYFEDLFCNLDCYGEYRIRTSNRSIRHELFQLERGVCANCQLDCHKLVEHIRPLSDVNRRQYIEKFAPRVARLKKLLERLVKDPTEGNAWHADHLVPVYLGGGECRLENMRTLCVACHSDVTRAQCAERRSTRSKAKKQLKAIMSDLKNKGTEINPKDQGDPEAEENLSDDELLVKVPGSAYSLANRGDATTMNEDLEEPSNSEKIPRVEKFTYTPI, from the exons ATGCCATCCCACTACACGCAAAATCACAGTGGTGGAAAGGCTGGTGTTTATAAGCTGAGTGAGTACAAAGAAGTCTTGAAATGTTTAAGGAGCAACAAGGGCATTGACATTGAAGAGATACCTTGGACTACTTTCCATGTTGTAGACAGACTTTCACAGTCATATATCACAGGGAAGTGGGTACCATGCAGGCCAGAACACTTGTTGGATGATAAGGTTGATGAGTTGATCGGGAAGCTGCCAAAGAGGCTATTGGATTCACTCTTACCTTTCCAGCTTGAGGGTGTTAGATTTGGTTTGCAAAGGGGCGGACGATGTCTTATTGCAGATGAAATGGGCCTCGGAAAGACACTGCAG GCTATTGCTATTGCATGCTGCTTCATGAGTGAAGGCTCTATACTTGTTGTTTGCCCAGCTATTTTGCGTTATTCATGGGCAGAAGAATTAGAGCATTGGCTTCCTTTTTGTTTGCCTGCTGACATCCATCTAG TTTTTGGTCATGAGAACAATCCTGCTAATTTAAAGAAATGGCCTAGAGTTGTGGTTATTTCTTATACAATGCTTCACCATTTGCAAAAGAGCATGCTGGATCGAGAATGGGCTCTCTTGATTGTTGATGAGTCCCACCATGTACGATGTACGAAGAAAAAATCAGAACCTAGAGAG ATAAAAGCTGTTCTTGATGTGGCAAGAAAGGTCAAGCGCATAGTTTTACTATCGGGGACACCTTCTTTGTCAAG GCCATTTGACATCTTTCATCAGATAGATATGTTATG GCCTGGTTTGCTGGGAAGGGACAAGTTTAAATTTGGAGAAACTTACTGTGATGCCAAATATGTTCGGGGTGTCCAAGGGAAAGTTTTTCAG GATTTCTCAAAGGGTACTCGTTTGGAGGAGTTGAACATGTTACTAACGCGAACAGTTATG ATAAGACGTTTGAAGGAACATGTCCTGTCTCAGCTACCACCCAAACGCCGACAGATTATACAAGTTGTACTAAAGAAATCAGATATAGTTTCAGCAAAGGCTGCTATCAGGGTGGGAAAGAGTCACGATGAAGATGTATCTTCAGAACATTTGGATGAACTGAATG atagTATGGGTTGCTGTATATCAAAGCAGCTTTCTCACCAAGAATTAGGTATTGCAAAGCTAGCCGGGTTTCGTGAATGGCTCTCCATTCATCCAGTCATTGCAGAGGCAGATGGGGTTGCAAAATTGGAGTCGGATTCCAGTTCTCATAAAATGTTAATATTTGCACAtcaccataaagtacttgacgGAGTACAG GAGTTCATAATCCACAAAGAGATAGATTTTGTCCGAATTGATGGAAACACACTTGCCACAGACAGGCAGTTAGCTGTGCGAAAATTCCAACTATCAAGTGAG GTTAAGATTGCAATAGTTGGTATTACAGCGGGAGGTGTTGGTCTTGATTTCTCATCAGCTACACATGTTGTCTTCTTGGAGCTTCCTCAGTCACCATCATTGATGCTTCAG GCTGAGGATAGAGCTCACAGGCGAGGGCAAACAAATGCAGTCAACATATACTTCTTTTCTGGGAAG GATACCATTGATGAGTCACATTGGCAATACTTGAACAGGAGTTTGCGCCGTGTTTCATCTACAACAAATGGAAAATATGATGCAATACAAGAAATAGCG GTTGAAgatgtttctttttttgagacATTGGGTGGAGGTGATACATGTGAAGATTATACTTTGCAAAAGTCAGAGGGTAGTGAGTTCTCAGCAGAGCTAATCAAAGTTCCTGGTTCTGGCTGCTTAGCTAAGGCTATGAAGCCTTTTGAGTCAAATGATAAATTAGTGCCAAACATTCCACAGAGATCTGAAAGACATCATGGTACTGATGGCATTTCATCACAAACTGAAAATTCTGTTATTAAG GATGATGTGGTCTCTGATTTGGATATGGATAACAGTATCTCTTTAGATGAGAAGTTGGAAACAAATGTTCCTGAGACTAAAATTAGAGAAGGGACAGTAGTCTATTCTTGTAAGTTAAATAAGAGCAGTGAAGATAGAGATGGACTGGAATCACTGGATAAG AAGCAGGAAGACGGAATCAAATCTCAGACAAACAAAGGACATGATGGCCAATCTGTTCAGCTGATCAAAGGACATGATCGCGAACCTGTTCAGCCAATCAAAGGATATGATCGCGAACCTGTTCAGCCAATTGAAGCTGAAGAAGGTGGCACTAATCAAGTAGATGCTCTTCGATTTGAG GTGAGTCAATATACCGGTAGAATCCACTTGTATTCTTGCATCTCAGGAGAGGATTCAAGACCAAGGCCACTTTTTGAGAATTTTAGACCAGAGGAACTTGAGTCACTAAGTTCTTCTGCCGCTGAAAGTACTAAAGGAACAGTTTCAAATTCATTCAAGGATAACCCAGCTTATTTGCATGCACTTCTTGAATTCTATAAAGAATGGAAGAAACTGAGGCCCAttgaacaaaagaaattaattGGAAAGCCTTTGCAACTTCCTTTGACTGTTGAGTTGTGCTTTCTGTGTGAAGGCACTAACCACGACAATACG GGACTGCTGAAGGGCCGAAGCAAGCGCCGCTCTACACCTTTTGATGAGATTAGCAAACCCCTACCATCAAATGCTGTGTGGAAAAAGGTCCACCTACGTAGTGGCTATGGAAAAAAGGAGAAGCAATACACTCAGGGTTACACTTTGACTGATGAACCTCTCTGTAAACTCTGCCAAACACCATGCGA GAGCCCCAATGCCAAGGAACCTGAATATTTTGAAGACCTGTTCTGTAATCTTGACTGTTATGGAGAGTACCGTATCCGAACTAGTAACAGATCTATTCGTCAC GAACTTTTTCAACTAGAACGCGGTGTCTGTGCAAATTGTCAGTTGGACTGTCATAAACTTGTGGAGCACATAAGACCTTTATCTGATGTAAACCGGAGGCAGTATATTGAAAAGTTTGCACCAAGAGTGGCAAGGTTGAAGAAGTT GCTTGAGAGGCTTGTTAAGGATCCAACAGAGGGAAATGCATGGCATGCAGATCACCTTGTCCCTGTCTATCTTGGTGGAG GTGAATGCAGGCTAGAGAACATGAGGACTCTGTGTGTGGCCTGTCATTCTGATGTTACTAGAGCACAATGTGCTGAACGGCGGTCAACAAGGAGCAAGGCTAAGAAACAACTGAAAGCAATCATGAGTGACCTTAAAAACAAAGGCACAGAGATTAACCCAAAG GACCAGGGGGATCCAGAGGCAGAGGAGAATTTGAGTGATGACGAACTTTTAGTCAAGGTTCCTGGGAGCGCCTACTCATTAGCAAATCGTGGGGATGCTACAACGATGAATGAAGACTTGGAAGAGCCCTCCAATAGTGAGAAGATTCCCAGAGTAGAAAAATTCACGTATACGCCTATCTAG